One genomic segment of Synchiropus splendidus isolate RoL2022-P1 chromosome 16, RoL_Sspl_1.0, whole genome shotgun sequence includes these proteins:
- the lclat1 gene encoding lysocardiolipin acyltransferase 1 isoform X2 has protein sequence MAVSVRGLYFVVTLFLGSFFGSIFMLGPVLPLMLLSPAWYRWITDRIVATWLTLPVALLELVFGVKVVITGEGFVPGERSVIIMNHRTRLDWMFLWCCLLRYSYLRLEKICLKAALKAVPGFGWAMQVACFVFIQRRWEADKEHLENMLDYFCDIREPLQLLLFPEGTDLTENTRTRSDAFAAQNNLPKFEYVLHPRTTGFTFIVERLRQGNNLDAVHDITVAYPKNIPQTERHLVLGLFPREIHFHVSRFPVAALPASPAALESWCRERWAEKEARLRDFYSSEVRGFEKDGVVRVPPCKSELRVALIKAASLLYWTSFIAFCFTGLWLWWSFRVYFLFMVAVFMVQQKLAGGMELLELACHRHWKSLSSESEKNKLLDGKVQ, from the exons ATGGCTGTGTCGGTGAGGGGTCTGTACTTTGTGGTGACCCTCTTCTTGGGCAGCTTCTTCGGCAGCATCTTCATGTTGGGTCCAGTCTTGCCCCTCATGCTGCTGTCTCCCGCTTGGTACCGCTGGATCACAGACCGCATCGTAGCTACCTGGCTCACCCTTCCTGTG GCCCTGCTTGAGCTGGTGTTTGGAGTGAAGGTGGTAATAACTGGAGAaggttttgttcctggtgaGCGCAGTGTCATCATCATGAATCACCGCACACGGCTGGACTGGATGTTCCTGTGGTGCTGCCTTCTCAGGTACAGCTACCTCCGGCTGGAGAAGATCTGCCTGAAGGCCGCCCTCAAAGCTGTGCCTGGTTTCG GCTGGGCAATGCAGGTGGCCTGCTTCGTCTTCATCCAGCGCCGATGGGAGGCGGATAAGGAGCACTTGGAAAACATGCTGGACTACTTCTGTGATATCAGAGAACCGCTGCAGTTGCTCCTGTTCCCCGAAGGGACAGATCTTACCG AAAACACAAGAACAAGAAGCGACGCGTTCGCAGCTCAGAACAACCTGCCGAAGTTCGAGTATGTGCTCCACCCTCGCACAACTGGATTCACCTTCATCGTGGAGCGACTGCGGCAAG gCAACAACTTGGATGCAGTTCATGACATCACAGTGGCGTACCCAAAGAACATCCCTCAGACCGAGCGCCATTTGGTGCTGGGGCTTTTCCCCCGGGAGATTCACTTCCACGTCTCTCGCTTCCCCGTAGCAGCGCTGCCGGCGTCGCCCGCCGCTCTGGAGTCGTGGTGCCGAGAGCGCTGGGCAGAGAAGGAGGCTCGCCTGCGGGACTTCTACTCCAGCGAAGTGCGGGGCTTCGAAAAGGACGGGGTTGTGCGCGTGCCGCCGTGCAAGTCCGAGCTGCGGGTGGCTCTGATCAAAGCCGCCTCGCTGCTCTACTGGACCAGCTTCATCGCGTTTTGCTTCACCGGCCTCTGGCTCTGGTGGAGCTTCAGGGTGTATTTCCTCTTCATGGTGGCGGTGTTTATGGTCCAGCAGAAGCTGGCAGGAGggatggagctgctggagctggcCTGTCACCGCCACTGGAAGTCTCTGTCTTCAGAGAGTGAGAAGAATAAGCTGCTGGACGGGAAGGTGCAGTGA
- the lclat1 gene encoding lysocardiolipin acyltransferase 1 isoform X1 — protein sequence MKVVLPGAAFYKDYWLTLLHSQMAVSVRGLYFVVTLFLGSFFGSIFMLGPVLPLMLLSPAWYRWITDRIVATWLTLPVALLELVFGVKVVITGEGFVPGERSVIIMNHRTRLDWMFLWCCLLRYSYLRLEKICLKAALKAVPGFGWAMQVACFVFIQRRWEADKEHLENMLDYFCDIREPLQLLLFPEGTDLTENTRTRSDAFAAQNNLPKFEYVLHPRTTGFTFIVERLRQGNNLDAVHDITVAYPKNIPQTERHLVLGLFPREIHFHVSRFPVAALPASPAALESWCRERWAEKEARLRDFYSSEVRGFEKDGVVRVPPCKSELRVALIKAASLLYWTSFIAFCFTGLWLWWSFRVYFLFMVAVFMVQQKLAGGMELLELACHRHWKSLSSESEKNKLLDGKVQ from the exons ATGAAGGTCGTGTTACCTGGTGCAGCGTTTTACAAGGATTACTGGCTTACTCTACTTCACTCACAG ATGGCTGTGTCGGTGAGGGGTCTGTACTTTGTGGTGACCCTCTTCTTGGGCAGCTTCTTCGGCAGCATCTTCATGTTGGGTCCAGTCTTGCCCCTCATGCTGCTGTCTCCCGCTTGGTACCGCTGGATCACAGACCGCATCGTAGCTACCTGGCTCACCCTTCCTGTG GCCCTGCTTGAGCTGGTGTTTGGAGTGAAGGTGGTAATAACTGGAGAaggttttgttcctggtgaGCGCAGTGTCATCATCATGAATCACCGCACACGGCTGGACTGGATGTTCCTGTGGTGCTGCCTTCTCAGGTACAGCTACCTCCGGCTGGAGAAGATCTGCCTGAAGGCCGCCCTCAAAGCTGTGCCTGGTTTCG GCTGGGCAATGCAGGTGGCCTGCTTCGTCTTCATCCAGCGCCGATGGGAGGCGGATAAGGAGCACTTGGAAAACATGCTGGACTACTTCTGTGATATCAGAGAACCGCTGCAGTTGCTCCTGTTCCCCGAAGGGACAGATCTTACCG AAAACACAAGAACAAGAAGCGACGCGTTCGCAGCTCAGAACAACCTGCCGAAGTTCGAGTATGTGCTCCACCCTCGCACAACTGGATTCACCTTCATCGTGGAGCGACTGCGGCAAG gCAACAACTTGGATGCAGTTCATGACATCACAGTGGCGTACCCAAAGAACATCCCTCAGACCGAGCGCCATTTGGTGCTGGGGCTTTTCCCCCGGGAGATTCACTTCCACGTCTCTCGCTTCCCCGTAGCAGCGCTGCCGGCGTCGCCCGCCGCTCTGGAGTCGTGGTGCCGAGAGCGCTGGGCAGAGAAGGAGGCTCGCCTGCGGGACTTCTACTCCAGCGAAGTGCGGGGCTTCGAAAAGGACGGGGTTGTGCGCGTGCCGCCGTGCAAGTCCGAGCTGCGGGTGGCTCTGATCAAAGCCGCCTCGCTGCTCTACTGGACCAGCTTCATCGCGTTTTGCTTCACCGGCCTCTGGCTCTGGTGGAGCTTCAGGGTGTATTTCCTCTTCATGGTGGCGGTGTTTATGGTCCAGCAGAAGCTGGCAGGAGggatggagctgctggagctggcCTGTCACCGCCACTGGAAGTCTCTGTCTTCAGAGAGTGAGAAGAATAAGCTGCTGGACGGGAAGGTGCAGTGA
- the lclat1 gene encoding lysocardiolipin acyltransferase 1 isoform X3, whose translation MQVACFVFIQRRWEADKEHLENMLDYFCDIREPLQLLLFPEGTDLTENTRTRSDAFAAQNNLPKFEYVLHPRTTGFTFIVERLRQGNNLDAVHDITVAYPKNIPQTERHLVLGLFPREIHFHVSRFPVAALPASPAALESWCRERWAEKEARLRDFYSSEVRGFEKDGVVRVPPCKSELRVALIKAASLLYWTSFIAFCFTGLWLWWSFRVYFLFMVAVFMVQQKLAGGMELLELACHRHWKSLSSESEKNKLLDGKVQ comes from the exons ATGCAGGTGGCCTGCTTCGTCTTCATCCAGCGCCGATGGGAGGCGGATAAGGAGCACTTGGAAAACATGCTGGACTACTTCTGTGATATCAGAGAACCGCTGCAGTTGCTCCTGTTCCCCGAAGGGACAGATCTTACCG AAAACACAAGAACAAGAAGCGACGCGTTCGCAGCTCAGAACAACCTGCCGAAGTTCGAGTATGTGCTCCACCCTCGCACAACTGGATTCACCTTCATCGTGGAGCGACTGCGGCAAG gCAACAACTTGGATGCAGTTCATGACATCACAGTGGCGTACCCAAAGAACATCCCTCAGACCGAGCGCCATTTGGTGCTGGGGCTTTTCCCCCGGGAGATTCACTTCCACGTCTCTCGCTTCCCCGTAGCAGCGCTGCCGGCGTCGCCCGCCGCTCTGGAGTCGTGGTGCCGAGAGCGCTGGGCAGAGAAGGAGGCTCGCCTGCGGGACTTCTACTCCAGCGAAGTGCGGGGCTTCGAAAAGGACGGGGTTGTGCGCGTGCCGCCGTGCAAGTCCGAGCTGCGGGTGGCTCTGATCAAAGCCGCCTCGCTGCTCTACTGGACCAGCTTCATCGCGTTTTGCTTCACCGGCCTCTGGCTCTGGTGGAGCTTCAGGGTGTATTTCCTCTTCATGGTGGCGGTGTTTATGGTCCAGCAGAAGCTGGCAGGAGggatggagctgctggagctggcCTGTCACCGCCACTGGAAGTCTCTGTCTTCAGAGAGTGAGAAGAATAAGCTGCTGGACGGGAAGGTGCAGTGA